From the genome of Latilactobacillus curvatus JCM 1096 = DSM 20019:
AACCTTTATTTTACAATGGTACAACCGCAAGAATAATGTGTTACCCCGCGAAATTCTGGTTCCAGAAGGGGTCGAAAAGAAAGTCCTCACCGAAATTTTGAATGTGCCGATTCGCACGCCGCAACGTGGTGAGAAAAAAGCTTTGATGGAAATGGCGCAGAAAAATAGTCGGCTTGTGTTGGAAGAGAAGTTCCGTTTATTGGAACTCGACAACCGCAAGACCGTTGGGGCGCAAGATGAGATTATGGACGCGCTTGGCTTACCACATGGCCACGTGATTGAAGCATTTGATCATTCGCATATTCAAGGGACTGATCCTGTCTCAGCGATGGTCACGTTTGTTGATGGTCGTGCCGAGAAGAAACTCTATCGCAAGTATAAGTTAACGCAAACGACAGATCGTGCAGGCGCCAACGAAGATGCCAATACGCGGGAAGTCATTTTCCGGCGGTATTCGCGATTGCTCAAAGAGGATAAACCACTGCCTGATTTGATTTTAATGGATGGTGGAATTGTGGAGCTCAATGCGGCTAAAGACGTCTTAGAGAACGAATTAGGGCTATCAATTCCCGTTGCAGGGATGGTCAAGGATAATCATCACAAAACCGCCTCGTTGTTATATGGGGAAGTTGATCAAACCATTCAGTTGGATCCAAAGAGCCAAGGCTTCTACTTGTTAACGCGAATTCAAGACGAAGTGCATCGCTTTGCCATCAGTTTCCACCGCCAATTACGCGGGAAGAATTCGTTGAGTTCTAAACTCGATGACATCAAGGGGGTTGGTCCTAAGACGCGGACGAAACTCTTGAAGAATTTTGGTTCGATGAAACATATCAAAGAAGCTTCAGTGGCGGAACTCGAAGCACTCGGGATTCCTAAGACTGTGGCGCAAACGATTAAATTATCACTTTAAAAGCCTAGGTCAGACAACTATTATTTGTCTGACCTAGGTTTTTTTAGGGTGCTAATGGTTGGTTAACGGTTTTTTTTACCCACTTAGTAGCCAATTGGATGTAAGCTGATTCCTGAGACAACTTTTAAGAGAGGGTATAATGAATAAATCATCTCTCAAAAGGAAGGAATTTTTACATGCCAACTCGTTACGACAAAGAATTCAAACAAAACATTATCAACCTATATAAGCAAGGCGAATCAGCTGCCCAACTGGCCAGAGAATATGGCATTGGCTATTCAACAGTTCATAAGTGGATCCAGGGCCAGGCCAAAACTCAATCCGGTAAATCGCCAGACGAAATCAAAGCGATGGAAAAGCGACTGGCTTCGCTGTCTGAGGAGAACGAAATCCTAAAAAAAGCCCTGGGCTTCCTTGCGCAGAAGTAACCAATATCTTTGATTACATTCACCAAGAAAGCCATCACCACCAGGTAACCAAGATGTGCCGGATCCTCGGTGTTTCCAGAGCTCAGTATTATCGTTATCGATCCCCCAAACCTTCAAAACGCCGGGCCGAAGATGCGGGCTTGAAACAACGGATTCTGCGGATCTTTGCGGAATTTAAGCAGCGATACGGTGTTATGAAGATCCACCATGAATTGAATCTGGAACTTCAACCACTGCAGCTTCGGTGCAGTCCACGACGGATTTCCCGGCTCATGAAGGAACTGGATAGCCACTCCGTTACCGTCAATAAGTGGAAAACGGCTTCGGCTTCCAAAACCAAGGTTGAACAGCGTCCCAACTTGCTTAAGCAGGATTTCTCGACCACTGGTTTAAATCAAAAATGGACCGCTGATATGACCTGTATTCAAACGAAGGGTAATGGCTGGTGTTACTTATCAGGTAGATTGTAAAATTAATCCGAACGCTGTTCGGACAAAAAAGATCAGCTTCCTTTAAAATGGTGTTTACCACAAACCCATCTTTTAGGAGCTGATCTTTTGTCTAGTATAACCTATTCCGAACGAATTAAAATCGAAACCTTTTGTGAACTAGGGCTGTCCAATATCCAAATGGGCGTTCGGCTGAACCGATCACCGTCAACAATTTCTTATGAATTATCTCGATGTCAACCTTATCAGGCTGAATTAGCACAAACAGATGCCGAATACAAGCGATCACGATGTGGTCGGAAAACTAAGCTGAGCGATGAGTTAAAGCAAAAAATTCTCAACCATTTACGTCTAAGCTGGTCACCAGGAATGATTGCTCACGAATTTAAACTAGCTACTAAATCTATTTATAATTGGCTAAATCAGGGGAGAATTGGCTTCTCCTTGAATGATCTACCTGAACATGGCGTACGCCAACGGCGTAACGTTGACCAACGATCCAAATATAATCAATCTTTGGGGCGATCAATTGAACAGCGTCCCATGATGATTAATCAACGTAAGCGCATCGGCGATTTTGAACTAGATACAGTCGTTGGTCCTCGTGGGCATAGTAAGGCAGTTTTATTAACTTTAATCGATCGCAAATCACGGTTCCTTTGGGCATACCGGTTAAAAGATCGGACGACAGCGACTGTTAATGAAGCACTAACTAAGTTCCTAACCACTTTTAATGGTCCGGTGCACAGCTTTACTGTGGACCGTGGCACTGAGTTTAGTGGGCTAGTATCACTTGAATCACAATATGGTATTAAGACCTATTACTGCCATGCTTATACTCCAGCTGAACGTGGTAGTAATGAACGCTTTAATCGGAATTTACGTTATTTTTATCCTAAAGGGACTCGTTTTGAGCACATTAGTGCTCAAGATTTAACGACGACGTTACTCCAAATTAACCAGCGACCGCTTAAAATACTCGACTGGCAAACACCGTATCAGGTTATGCTGACAAATTTGTCCAAAAATTCGGATTAAATTTGCAATCTACCATCAACCATCATGGACCTGCACTCACGACGGATTATCGGCTATTCGTTCTCAAAAAAGATGGATACTGATTTAGTCTTAAAGACCCTTGAAAGCGCGGTTAAAAATCGAACCATTACTGGGGACCTGATTATCCATACGGATTTAGGATCACAGTATACCAGCGATGATTACAATCAACGTTTAACTGAGCTACATATCCGCCACTCATACAGCCGTAAGGGTTATCCGTATGATAATGCGCCAATGGAATCCTTTCACGCTTCCCTCAAAAAGGAATGTGTTTATCCAGTGCCGGTCTTTGAAGATTATGAAACTGCCGCTGCCGTCCTTTTTGAATATGTGCATGCTTTCTACAATAGGAAGAGAATTCATAGTTCACTGGGCTACCAGACCCCCTTACAAGTTGAAATTGCAACACTTACGAGCCAAATGGCCGCCTGATTTAATGCTTTCCAGGGTTCAAATAAGTTATTAATCGCGATTAATGATTTATTTGAGCTGTGGAAGGTAAACGCGGTTCTGAATGTCTCTTAAAATCTGTCTCAAATATTGACTTCAATCCGATAAAATCAGCGACACCGACGAGTTTCAAAGGTCGATGACAGTGGGCTCGATTAGCTTCGTACTTAGCTTGTGCTGTTTCTGGTGAGTATACAGCGTAATATTGGCGTTGACCATTCACTTTTTTTACTTGGTCGATCTCGCCGCGGCACAATTCATTATTGATTGTTTGATGACAAACATTAAGCGCTCTGGCAATTGCACGATTGGAATAGCCTTGGCTGTGCAGCGTAGCAATTCTGCCTCGTTCAAACGAAGTTAGGTGCTGACCTTTTTTTCTGACTGTGGTATTCTGTTCTTGCATCAAGACAATAACCTCTTTCATTGTTTGTGTAGGAACATCAATGATAACAGAGATTTGTCTTGGTGTTTTTTATTTTATCAATTAGCTAAAAGTATTTGGCTAACTTGATTATAAAACGCGCGAATAAAAATCTATCAAAATGTTGTCTTGAAAAAGTATCAGGACCGGTTATATTTTGAAAGACGTCAATGGGCAACATCAAAAATTGAAAGGCGTCAAATTACAGGAAATATTGATGATGTATTGCTGATTGTTGATAGGGACATTGTGGAAGTATATACAATGGATGGGCTTCAAGTAATGACTGGCAGAGTGTTCTAAAGTAAGTAAATGGTTTCTTAGCACAGGAAAAATATAGAGTATTGTAAATTAATAGTTAATCAATTGTTCTTTAATCTCCCACCCTAAATATGGTACGCTTATGTTAGTTTGAACGAGGACGTGAGTGGGATGCAGAAAAAAGCACTTTTTAAAAATGGTCTCGGGATTATCATTGGCGCCTTGATTTATGCGGTGGCGATTAATGATTTCCTGATTCCTCATCATATTGGTGAAGGTGGCGTGACTGGCTTAACGGCGATTGGCTACTATGCGTTAGCAATTCCGCCAGCTGCTACGAATTTGGTTCTAAACGGTTTATTAGTGATTGTCGGCTTTAAGTATTTAGAGAAGCAAACCATCTGGTATTCGGTCTGGGCGGTACTCTGGATTTCTATCTTCTTGCGGCTCCCGCATTTTATCGGCTACCATACGACACAGACGATCATTCCGACGATAATTGGTGGCGTCTTGATGGGGATTGCAATGGCGATTATTATTCATTGCCAAGGGACGATTGCTGGTAGTACGATCTTAGCGAAGATTGCCAATCGCTATTTAGGGATCCAAAACGGCTCTGCGATGCTTTTTTTTGATTTAATTGTCGCCATTCCATCCGGCTTCATTATCGGCTTCCAAAATATGCTCTTAACGATTATTGAATTGTATTTATCAGCAGTCGTTTTGAATAAATTGTTGGCTAAATTTGGGGCAAAACGCGCGGTGACGATTATTTCGGATCAATATGCAACGATTGCCCAAACATTGTCGACGCAATTCCACCAGGGCATCACGATCATTAAAGCGCAAGGGTACTATAGTCAAAATGACCGGCCGATGCTGTATGTCATTTGTACGGCCAAACAACTCGCGACGCTCGTACCGGTGGTCTCAACGATTGACAAGCAGGCGCTAGTAGTAGTCGAAGAAGTCCGCAGTGTCCAAGCAGAACAATTGAAACAGCTTCTTTAGAAACACCGTGGTTGACCATGGTGTTTTTTACTCGCTAAAATTAGTTTTATATAGTAAGATATAATTAATGCTGATATAAAAACAATTTAGGAGTGGACGGGATGAAAACCAAAAAGGGTGGTTATTTAACTTTGAAGATTCGCTTATTAAATACCCGACTTTTTAATCGTTATTTAACGGCTGATCCACGCGCGTGCTATAACGCTGAACAGGGGAAAATTTTGTCAGCATTGTGGGATCATCATCCGCAAACTGCTACGGAATTGGCACAAGTGACTGGCTTAGCCAATAGTAGTTTATCGTTGATGTTACGGCGCTTAGAAGAACAGGGATTATTGATGAGTGAGCAATCGCCACTTGATAAGCGCAAGCGGGTCTTTGACTTAACTGAACAAGGCGCTAATCAGCAACAGGTCGGTGATGACGTTAGTCAACGATTGAGCGCCGTTTTTTACAAGGGCTTTTCGGATGCTGAAGTGGCAGCTGTTGACGGCTATTTAGAACGAATTTTAGCGAATTTAGAAGCAGAGGCGGCTGTTTTTAACCGTCAAGCAAAAGGGGAGCGAACCAATAATGACAATTGAACAACCAACGTAGATTGAAGTGCGTGGCGGGAACGTCAATAACTTGAAAAATATTAACGTCGATATTCCGTTGAACCAATTTGTGGCGATTTCGGGACCGTCTGGTTCAGGAAAAAGTTCGCTTGCGATGGGGATTTTATATGCAGAAGGCTCACGGCGTTATTTAGAGGCGTTGTCGACGTACACGCGGCGCCGAATCACGCAGAATAAACGCTCACAAGTCCAAGAAGTGCGGCATATTCCATCAGCGATTGCACTTCGGCAACGACCAAGTATGCCATCAGAACGGTCAACTGTTGGTTCGATGAGTGAGATTTTTAATGTCGTCAGATTGATTTTTTCACGGTTAGGGACGACACGTTGTCCAAATGGGCACGTGATTCAACCAAGTCTAAAAATTGCCCAAGCGATGGACTTAGCTGGCGATAAAATGGGGATTATTACGTGCCCTACTTGCCAAGTGCAGTTTATGGCTAAATCGGCCGAAGACTTTGCCTTTAATTCAGCTGGCGCCTGCCCAGAATGTCATGGGACGGGGCAGATTCAAACGTTAGATGATCGCAAAATCATCGCGGATGAAAATCTCAGTATTGAAGACGGAGCGA
Proteins encoded in this window:
- a CDS encoding IS3 family transposase, whose protein sequence is MPTRYDKEFKQNIINLYKQGESAAQLAREYGIGYSTVHKWIQGQAKTQSGKSPDEIKAMEKRLASLSEENEILKKALGFLAQK
- the uvrC gene encoding excinuclease ABC subunit UvrC is translated as MASEHIEHKLALLPALPGCYIMKDINAKIIYVGKAKNLKNRVRSYFKSSHEGKTAKLVSEIVDFETIITSTNKEAFLLEITLIQKHQPYFNIKLKRGTGYPYIKITNERDPRLLITGDVKKDGGFYFGPYPDVYAAQETLRFLQRVYPLRRCQGHQGRPCLYYHMGQCLGACFKEVPESVYAAQIKEIKRFLNGQVDPVKKELTAKMTTAAEEMQFERAAELRDQLHYIEATVEKQKIISNDNTPRDLFAFYLDKGWLSIQIFFIRQARLIRREKRLFPCVSTPEEELATFILQWYNRKNNVLPREILVPEGVEKKVLTEILNVPIRTPQRGEKKALMEMAQKNSRLVLEEKFRLLELDNRKTVGAQDEIMDALGLPHGHVIEAFDHSHIQGTDPVSAMVTFVDGRAEKKLYRKYKLTQTTDRAGANEDANTREVIFRRYSRLLKEDKPLPDLILMDGGIVELNAAKDVLENELGLSIPVAGMVKDNHHKTASLLYGEVDQTIQLDPKSQGFYLLTRIQDEVHRFAISFHRQLRGKNSLSSKLDDIKGVGPKTRTKLLKNFGSMKHIKEASVAELEALGIPKTVAQTIKLSL
- a CDS encoding IS3 family transposase yields the protein MCRILGVSRAQYYRYRSPKPSKRRAEDAGLKQRILRIFAEFKQRYGVMKIHHELNLELQPLQLRCSPRRISRLMKELDSHSVTVNKWKTASASKTKVEQRPNLLKQDFSTTGLNQKWTADMTCIQTKGNGWCYLSGRL
- a CDS encoding YitT family protein codes for the protein MQKKALFKNGLGIIIGALIYAVAINDFLIPHHIGEGGVTGLTAIGYYALAIPPAATNLVLNGLLVIVGFKYLEKQTIWYSVWAVLWISIFLRLPHFIGYHTTQTIIPTIIGGVLMGIAMAIIIHCQGTIAGSTILAKIANRYLGIQNGSAMLFFDLIVAIPSGFIIGFQNMLLTIIELYLSAVVLNKLLAKFGAKRAVTIISDQYATIAQTLSTQFHQGITIIKAQGYYSQNDRPMLYVICTAKQLATLVPVVSTIDKQALVVVEEVRSVQAEQLKQLL
- a CDS encoding IS3 family transposase, with the protein product MDLHSRRIIGYSFSKKMDTDLVLKTLESAVKNRTITGDLIIHTDLGSQYTSDDYNQRLTELHIRHSYSRKGYPYDNAPMESFHASLKKECVYPVPVFEDYETAAAVLFEYVHAFYNRKRIHSSLGYQTPLQVEIATLTSQMAA
- a CDS encoding MarR family winged helix-turn-helix transcriptional regulator encodes the protein MKTKKGGYLTLKIRLLNTRLFNRYLTADPRACYNAEQGKILSALWDHHPQTATELAQVTGLANSSLSLMLRRLEEQGLLMSEQSPLDKRKRVFDLTEQGANQQQVGDDVSQRLSAVFYKGFSDAEVAAVDGYLERILANLEAEAAVFNRQAKGERTNNDN
- a CDS encoding IS30-like element ISLpl1 family transposase gives rise to the protein MSSITYSERIKIETFCELGLSNIQMGVRLNRSPSTISYELSRCQPYQAELAQTDAEYKRSRCGRKTKLSDELKQKILNHLRLSWSPGMIAHEFKLATKSIYNWLNQGRIGFSLNDLPEHGVRQRRNVDQRSKYNQSLGRSIEQRPMMINQRKRIGDFELDTVVGPRGHSKAVLLTLIDRKSRFLWAYRLKDRTTATVNEALTKFLTTFNGPVHSFTVDRGTEFSGLVSLESQYGIKTYYCHAYTPAERGSNERFNRNLRYFYPKGTRFEHISAQDLTTTLLQINQRPLKILDWQTPYQVMLTNLSKNSD
- a CDS encoding GH32 C-terminal domain-containing protein, whose translation is MLIVDRDIVEVYTMDGLQVMTGRVF